From Pleuronectes platessa chromosome 17, fPlePla1.1, whole genome shotgun sequence, one genomic window encodes:
- the LOC128459921 gene encoding pleurocidin-like peptide WF4, giving the protein MKFTATFLILFIFILMVDLGESRWPGRRRKPSRKPSRRPSHKPSRKPPHTDDFLGGVIGGIGSGLGGLAVDALGNAIMPGQDYEQAQGQDYEEQQELAKRSDDDSPSLIFFD; this is encoded by the exons aTGAAGTTCACCGCCACCTTCCTCATAttgttcatcttcatcctcatggTTGATCTCGGAGAGAGTCGTTGGCCTGGGCGCCGTCGTAAGCCCTCTCGTAAGCCCTCTCGTAGGCCCTCTCATAAGCCCTCTCGTAAGCCCCCTCATACGGACGATTTTCTTGGCGGCGTGATTGGCGGGATTGGTTCAG GTCTCGGGGGGCTTGCCGTGGACGCCCTTGG CAATGCCATAATGCCGGGGCAGGACTACGAGCAGGCGCAGGGGCAGGATtacgaggagcagcaggagctcgCCAAGCGCTCAGACGATGACAGCCCCAGTCTCATTTTTTTTGACTGA